A DNA window from Methanobacteriaceae archaeon contains the following coding sequences:
- a CDS encoding 2,5-diamino-6-(ribosylamino)-4(3H)-pyrimidinone 5'-phosphate reductase, translated as MKPKVILNAAMTLDGKIATRTGSSEISGQEDLLRVHELRKEMDAIMVGINTVLADDPRLTVHKVPAKPENNPVRVVVDSKARTPPEYRILNKEAPTIIAISSEASQDKIAAIESKGHQVMICGDKRVDLNLLMKKLADEGIETLMLEGGSTLNYSMLKEGLVSEIRLCIAPMIAGGVEAKTLVDGEGVDYMKDAFRLKLKKTYTLGEDLIVEYKVLG; from the coding sequence ATTAAACCTAAAGTGATACTCAACGCAGCCATGACTTTGGACGGGAAAATAGCCACCAGAACTGGTAGTTCAGAGATATCTGGTCAGGAAGATCTTTTAAGGGTTCATGAACTTCGCAAAGAGATGGACGCCATAATGGTGGGGATAAACACGGTTCTGGCTGATGATCCTCGGTTGACTGTTCATAAAGTCCCTGCAAAACCGGAAAATAATCCAGTTAGGGTGGTGGTTGATAGTAAAGCCCGCACACCTCCAGAATACAGGATCCTAAACAAAGAAGCACCCACCATCATTGCCATTTCTAGTGAAGCCTCACAGGATAAGATAGCTGCAATTGAATCTAAAGGTCACCAAGTGATGATCTGTGGAGATAAAAGGGTAGATCTTAATCTTTTAATGAAAAAATTAGCTGATGAAGGGATTGAAACTTTAATGTTAGAGGGAGGGTCCACTCTCAATTACTCCATGCTAAAGGAGGGGCTGGTAAGTGAAATTAGGTTGTGTATAGCTCCTATGATTGCAGGTGGGGTTGAGGCAAAAACTCTGGTTGATGGTGAAGGAGTGGACTATATGAAAGATGCCTTTCGTCTAAAGCTTAAAAAGACTTATACCTTGGGTGAAGACTTAATAGTCGAATACAAGGTATTGGGGTAA
- a CDS encoding histidinol phosphate phosphatase domain-containing protein, whose product MRKRIDLHTHSIFSDGELLPSEIARRACVLGHRAVAITDHVDATNMDCVGRVINAVRDLRDNWDIEIIPGAEITHAPAEIIPKLVKEAQDLGAEIIVVHGETLVEPVIEGTNWSTVNCPDVDVLAHPGLISHEEALMAKENDIALEISARRGHSLGNGHVVQVALEVGANLVVDTDTHAPGDLINCQMAEKIALGAGLPKKEIKKVLVDNPTQILKKKGIL is encoded by the coding sequence ATGAGAAAAAGAATTGATCTGCATACACACAGTATTTTCAGTGATGGTGAACTCCTACCATCAGAAATAGCACGTCGAGCTTGTGTCTTAGGTCACCGGGCTGTGGCTATTACAGACCATGTGGATGCCACCAATATGGACTGTGTGGGCAGAGTTATTAACGCAGTCAGGGACCTTAGAGATAACTGGGACATTGAAATCATCCCCGGGGCTGAAATAACCCATGCACCTGCTGAAATAATCCCCAAACTGGTGAAAGAGGCTCAGGATCTAGGTGCGGAGATTATTGTAGTGCATGGTGAAACATTAGTGGAACCAGTTATTGAGGGAACCAATTGGAGTACGGTTAACTGTCCTGATGTTGATGTTTTAGCCCACCCAGGACTTATAAGCCACGAAGAAGCACTCATGGCCAAAGAAAATGATATTGCCCTGGAGATCAGTGCCCGAAGAGGTCATAGCCTTGGTAATGGTCATGTGGTACAGGTGGCTCTGGAAGTAGGAGCCAATCTGGTGGTGGACACAGATACCCATGCACCAGGTGATCTCATAAACTGCCAAATGGCTGAAAAAATAGCTTTAGGCGCAGGTTTACCTAAAAAAGAGATTAAAAAGGTACTGGTAGATAACCCAACGCAAATCTTGAAGAAAAAAGGCATACTATAA
- a CDS encoding GHMP kinase produces the protein MKCTVFVPSHITGFFEIVEHHNPLIKGSRGAGVTLNRGVISQVNVTDGNGEIIIKTNGSNYPLEGSVSYKTLDLLRKQFPEEIRWDEKKITIHHQTQVPIEAGFGVSAGSALGTSMSLSKLLKLPLTYNQAAAVAHRAEVELNTGLGDVMGAVMGGFPIRLEPGAPGFGKADRLLDDKVTVKGYEKDFKDINFEDIKYKSIGKDGGELYVISKSLGTIETSSVLKSPEMTRRVNKVARELLGKLISSPQISNFMDLSLEFAQKTGLIDEEVMEIVEVMKEETIGASMAMLGKTAFSISQTPDSSVEGVMVAKVDSCGCRFF, from the coding sequence TTGAAATGCACAGTATTTGTTCCATCCCATATAACAGGGTTTTTTGAAATAGTAGAACATCATAACCCTCTAATTAAAGGGTCAAGGGGTGCGGGGGTTACCCTGAATAGGGGTGTTATAAGTCAGGTGAATGTTACAGATGGCAATGGTGAGATCATTATTAAAACCAATGGTAGTAACTATCCATTAGAGGGTTCAGTCAGTTATAAAACTCTTGATTTACTCAGGAAACAGTTTCCTGAAGAAATAAGATGGGATGAGAAAAAAATCACCATCCATCATCAGACCCAAGTACCTATAGAGGCTGGTTTTGGAGTATCAGCCGGATCAGCCCTCGGAACATCTATGTCCTTGTCAAAACTCCTTAAACTACCTTTAACATATAATCAGGCTGCTGCAGTAGCTCATAGAGCAGAAGTAGAGTTAAACACAGGTTTGGGCGATGTGATGGGTGCAGTTATGGGAGGTTTCCCCATCCGATTAGAACCCGGTGCTCCGGGATTCGGAAAGGCAGACCGGCTCCTTGATGATAAGGTCACTGTTAAAGGTTATGAAAAAGATTTTAAAGACATTAATTTTGAAGATATTAAATACAAAAGTATTGGTAAAGATGGAGGGGAACTTTACGTTATATCCAAGAGCTTGGGGACCATTGAAACATCATCAGTTCTTAAAAGTCCGGAAATGACCCGCAGGGTGAACAAAGTTGCCAGGGAATTATTGGGAAAACTAATTTCCAGCCCTCAAATTTCAAATTTCATGGACTTATCCCTTGAATTCGCCCAGAAGACTGGACTGATTGATGAAGAAGTTATGGAAATAGTTGAAGTAATGAAAGAAGAAACAATAGGTGCTTCAATGGCAATGCTTGGTAAAACAGCTTTCTCCATTTCACAAACTCCAGATTCCAGTGTTGAGGGTGTAATGGTTGCAAAGGTAGATAGTTGTGGCTGCAGGTTCTTTTGA
- a CDS encoding MarR family transcriptional regulator — protein MKVFKKKGELTKFQILAEIARGQPHLRQKDIAQKLGITVQAVSENLKTLVDEGWVETGTGQSRYKITKRGIEKVKRGALDLRKYSDEVLDTMNTYKSVWPAIAKEELNEGEKVWLKMEEGTLYAVKEETPAHAEVMHHANKGEDVALVSLGGTIELKTGFVVIIKLPTINQGGTRACDFQKVQDVLEKYPEQFNRVGIMGTVSRALVNKLDIKADFEFATPQATVAAAKRGLNVLVFAVGKMTRNLTRKMDEEGISYVIEDVTEK, from the coding sequence ATGAAAGTTTTCAAGAAAAAGGGGGAACTCACCAAGTTTCAGATTCTGGCTGAAATTGCCAGAGGCCAACCTCACCTGCGTCAGAAGGACATTGCTCAAAAGCTAGGAATCACTGTGCAGGCAGTTTCAGAGAATCTGAAGACCTTGGTTGATGAAGGATGGGTGGAAACCGGGACCGGGCAGTCACGTTACAAGATCACCAAACGTGGAATTGAGAAAGTTAAACGAGGTGCCCTGGATTTGCGAAAATATTCTGATGAAGTTTTAGACACCATGAACACCTATAAATCAGTTTGGCCGGCAATTGCCAAGGAAGAACTAAATGAAGGGGAAAAAGTTTGGCTTAAAATGGAAGAGGGGACATTATACGCGGTTAAAGAAGAAACCCCTGCTCATGCTGAAGTGATGCATCATGCAAATAAAGGTGAAGACGTGGCCCTGGTAAGTTTAGGTGGTACTATTGAACTTAAAACCGGATTTGTAGTTATTATTAAACTTCCCACTATTAACCAGGGCGGTACCAGGGCCTGTGACTTTCAAAAAGTCCAGGATGTTTTGGAAAAATATCCGGAACAGTTTAACCGGGTGGGGATAATGGGAACCGTATCCAGAGCCCTGGTAAATAAATTGGATATAAAAGCAGATTTTGAATTTGCAACCCCACAAGCAACAGTTGCTGCTGCTAAAAGGGGTTTAAATGTTCTGGTATTTGCAGTAGGGAAGATGACCCGAAATCTAACCAGAAAAATGGATGAAGAAGGAATCAGTTATGTTATTGAAGATGTTACTGAAAAATAG
- a CDS encoding DHH family phosphoesterase, whose translation MASTSKEMDQSLIKAHNMVEKAEDVKIYSHIDCDGISAGAILSLTLDRLEIDHEIEFITLDRISELKKENELTIFSDLGSGQNLEHFRSSQSKVLILDHHPPVRKIASGENWFLEINPYYYGFDGSFDVSGGGMCYLLSRTFGFYDLSWIGVLSAIGDMQNSLSGKLKGLNEGIVFDGVKSGVVKSTDDLAIYGRQTRPLFVALSYFGDVNLPITNNRNEAIELLKNLDIPITNGRKQRTLYDLSLDEKKKLFTELVRMMSKEVPPRYVKYIPRLVSGDVYEFLKEEEYSPLRDASEFSTAINACSRNNNPETALKVLKGDRGMAVDEMEELGKKHRQYLAQKMNWIREEGRIKSLKNLQYFNGNQIKSEVIGTVAGMVLNYGDWRKPMIGFTQTNAEGDGLKVSLRCSRLLAFDGIHFGNMICKVAKKVGGSGGGHSVACGAYIPGGTQDKFLKLFDEALNGVI comes from the coding sequence ATGGCGTCAACTTCAAAAGAAATGGATCAATCACTAATTAAGGCCCATAATATGGTTGAGAAGGCTGAAGACGTTAAAATATACAGCCACATTGACTGTGATGGGATTTCGGCAGGTGCAATTCTATCATTAACCCTTGATCGTTTAGAAATTGACCATGAAATAGAATTCATTACTCTGGATAGGATTTCAGAGTTAAAAAAGGAGAATGAACTCACCATATTCTCTGATTTGGGTTCTGGACAGAATTTAGAACATTTCCGAAGCTCCCAGTCAAAGGTTCTTATTTTAGATCATCACCCCCCTGTAAGGAAGATTGCGTCAGGGGAAAATTGGTTTCTGGAGATTAATCCTTATTACTACGGTTTTGATGGTTCTTTTGATGTTTCAGGTGGAGGTATGTGCTACCTTTTAAGCAGAACATTTGGATTTTATGATTTAAGCTGGATAGGAGTTTTAAGTGCCATTGGAGATATGCAGAACAGTTTATCCGGGAAACTGAAGGGGTTGAATGAAGGAATTGTCTTCGATGGTGTCAAGAGCGGTGTAGTGAAGTCAACAGATGATTTAGCCATATACGGAAGACAGACTCGTCCTCTATTCGTGGCTCTTTCCTATTTTGGAGATGTTAATCTTCCCATTACCAACAACCGCAACGAAGCAATTGAGTTGTTGAAAAACTTAGACATTCCAATTACCAATGGCAGGAAACAACGCACACTTTATGATCTCTCCCTTGATGAAAAGAAGAAACTTTTCACCGAACTGGTGAGGATGATGAGTAAGGAGGTGCCTCCCCGCTATGTTAAATACATTCCTCGCCTGGTTTCAGGAGATGTATACGAATTTTTAAAAGAAGAAGAATATTCACCACTAAGAGATGCCAGTGAATTTTCAACGGCTATAAATGCTTGCAGCAGGAACAATAATCCTGAAACAGCTTTGAAAGTTCTTAAAGGTGATAGAGGTATGGCTGTGGATGAGATGGAAGAGTTGGGGAAAAAACATCGCCAGTACTTAGCCCAGAAGATGAACTGGATACGGGAAGAAGGTAGAATAAAGAGTTTGAAGAATTTGCAATATTTTAATGGTAACCAGATAAAAAGCGAGGTTATTGGAACCGTGGCCGGCATGGTTCTAAATTATGGTGACTGGAGAAAGCCAATGATCGGTTTCACCCAGACCAATGCTGAAGGTGATGGTTTGAAAGTATCCCTGCGTTGTTCCCGACTTTTAGCATTTGATGGAATTCATTTTGGGAATATGATTTGTAAAGTGGCAAAAAAGGTGGGTGGAAGTGGTGGTGGTCATTCTGTGGCTTGTGGAGCCTATATTCCGGGTGGAACCCAGGATAAATTCCTAAAACTATTTGACGAAGCTTTAAATGGTGTTATATGA
- a CDS encoding signal recognition particle protein Srp19, with amino-acid sequence MKDENRIIVWPAYLDSKKTKSEGRKIAKKYAVESPRIREITQAAKKLGLNPSVEKYKSYPASWWEGSGRVIVDKKMSKLEVLVKISNLINGSRSSHKK; translated from the coding sequence ATGAAAGATGAAAATAGAATTATCGTCTGGCCTGCTTACCTTGATTCTAAAAAGACCAAATCCGAAGGAAGGAAAATAGCCAAAAAGTATGCCGTCGAATCGCCAAGGATTCGTGAAATCACCCAGGCAGCTAAAAAACTGGGATTAAATCCTTCGGTGGAGAAATATAAATCTTATCCGGCTTCATGGTGGGAAGGATCCGGAAGGGTAATTGTGGATAAAAAAATGAGTAAACTGGAAGTTTTAGTTAAAATCAGTAATCTCATTAATGGCTCCAGATCATCCCATAAAAAATAA
- a CDS encoding uroporphyrinogen-III synthase yields the protein MKGFDGKTIAITRPIERSQVAVQIVEDNGGVPLVVPTLELEPFFSQSLRDLCQRAGELDWIIFTSPASLESLFKFCQDFKEELKSSCRVAVIGPRTERVLNQYGLEAEIVPEDYTAEGLLKEFEEFDLRGKNVGVPRTFKARDVLPEGLKKMGATVILAEAYKSTKPKDTSEVEQLVDDIIQGKVDAITFTSPLTVTNFFEISGDKKEKLIASLKGKKTMVAAIGPITQKPIEELGIKPITPDKYTVEAMLLTLMRKMHDMNKS from the coding sequence TTGAAGGGATTTGATGGTAAAACCATAGCCATCACACGACCTATTGAAAGGTCACAGGTGGCTGTGCAAATAGTTGAAGATAATGGGGGAGTTCCATTAGTGGTCCCTACCCTGGAACTTGAACCTTTCTTTAGCCAATCCCTAAGGGACTTGTGTCAAAGAGCAGGTGAACTGGATTGGATAATTTTTACATCCCCTGCATCCCTGGAATCACTGTTCAAATTCTGTCAAGATTTTAAAGAAGAACTTAAATCCAGTTGTCGAGTTGCGGTCATCGGCCCCCGCACTGAAAGAGTTTTAAATCAATACGGTCTTGAAGCTGAGATAGTTCCAGAGGATTATACTGCTGAAGGTCTTTTGAAAGAGTTCGAGGAGTTTGATCTTCGAGGGAAGAACGTTGGAGTTCCAAGAACATTCAAAGCAAGAGATGTGCTCCCTGAAGGTTTAAAAAAGATGGGTGCTACTGTCATCCTGGCAGAAGCTTATAAATCCACCAAACCCAAGGATACCTCTGAAGTTGAACAGCTTGTAGATGATATAATTCAGGGAAAAGTTGATGCCATAACATTTACCAGCCCTCTCACTGTTACCAATTTCTTTGAAATCTCTGGAGACAAAAAGGAAAAATTAATTGCATCTTTGAAAGGGAAAAAAACTATGGTGGCAGCTATAGGTCCCATAACCCAGAAGCCAATTGAGGAATTAGGAATAAAACCCATCACACCAGACAAATACACAGTGGAAGCAATGCTTTTAACTTTAATGAGAAAAATGCATGACATGAATAAATCTTGA
- the cobA gene encoding uroporphyrinogen-III C-methyltransferase encodes MVVYLVGAGPGDPDLLTLKAVKALEKADVVIYDRLANEEILKYADGAEKIYVGKRAGSHSKKQEEINEILIEQAKKHEVVVRLKGGDPFVFGRGGEEVLALKGEGISVELIPGVTSAIGVPTTLGLPVTHRGVATSFTIVTGHEDPTKKEKQVKWNYNADTIVILMGVGHLKENVAEIMKYKDPETPVCVIENGTLPDERILLGTLESITENDIKPPALVIIGPVVDVFKDIRE; translated from the coding sequence ATGGTTGTATATTTAGTAGGAGCAGGACCGGGTGACCCTGATTTATTAACCCTTAAAGCAGTTAAAGCCCTGGAAAAAGCAGATGTGGTAATCTACGATCGTCTGGCCAATGAGGAAATCTTAAAGTATGCAGATGGAGCAGAGAAAATCTATGTGGGTAAAAGAGCAGGATCACACTCCAAAAAGCAGGAAGAAATAAATGAAATACTTATCGAACAAGCTAAAAAACACGAAGTGGTTGTTCGACTCAAAGGCGGTGATCCCTTCGTTTTCGGAAGGGGTGGTGAAGAGGTGCTGGCCCTTAAAGGTGAGGGAATTTCTGTAGAGCTTATTCCAGGAGTTACATCTGCTATTGGTGTTCCCACCACTTTAGGTTTACCAGTAACCCACCGGGGCGTTGCCACTTCATTCACCATAGTAACCGGCCATGAAGATCCTACTAAAAAGGAAAAGCAAGTTAAATGGAACTATAACGCAGATACCATTGTCATACTCATGGGTGTGGGGCACTTGAAAGAAAATGTTGCAGAAATAATGAAATATAAAGACCCTGAAACTCCGGTTTGTGTGATTGAAAATGGTACCCTGCCTGATGAGAGGATCCTACTGGGCACCCTGGAGAGCATAACAGAAAATGATATAAAACCCCCTGCACTGGTTATTATTGGGCCTGTGGTGGATGTTTTTAAAGATATTCGTGAATAA
- the purQ gene encoding phosphoribosylformylglycinamidine synthase subunit PurQ: protein MKVGIIRFPGSNCDRDVYHALKLAGGQPDYVWWNQRDLSDFDAIVIPGGFSYGDYLRAGAIAAITPVIEGIKDIVKDEKPVLGICNGAQILAEVGLVPGVFTLNETAQFICEWVELEVKTTRTPFTSLYEKNEIIKMPIAHAEGRYYTEYIDQLHDQDQIVLAFSGDNPNGSMEAITGVCDQEGLVCAVMPHPERASESILGSDDGLKFFKGIINY, encoded by the coding sequence ATGAAAGTGGGGATCATACGTTTCCCGGGGTCTAACTGTGACCGGGACGTATATCACGCTCTAAAGCTGGCCGGAGGTCAGCCTGATTATGTTTGGTGGAACCAGAGAGACCTGTCCGATTTCGATGCAATTGTTATCCCCGGAGGTTTCTCCTATGGAGATTACCTCAGGGCAGGGGCCATAGCAGCTATAACACCAGTTATTGAAGGAATTAAAGACATAGTGAAAGATGAAAAACCTGTTCTTGGAATATGCAACGGGGCACAGATCCTGGCAGAAGTGGGATTGGTTCCAGGAGTTTTTACCTTAAATGAAACCGCTCAGTTCATCTGTGAATGGGTGGAACTGGAAGTTAAAACCACCAGAACACCATTTACTAGTCTTTACGAGAAAAACGAAATTATCAAGATGCCTATTGCCCATGCTGAGGGTCGTTACTACACTGAATATATTGACCAACTCCATGATCAGGACCAGATCGTACTGGCATTCTCTGGAGATAATCCCAATGGTTCCATGGAAGCCATTACCGGAGTATGCGATCAGGAAGGTTTGGTCTGTGCAGTAATGCCCCACCCTGAAAGAGCATCAGAATCTATTTTAGGATCAGATGATGGTTTAAAATTTTTTAAGGGAATTATTAATTACTAA
- the purS gene encoding phosphoribosylformylglycinamidine synthase subunit PurS, translating into MKYNAQVEISLKKGMLNPEASTIQRALALLDYKVENTSTIEIIKFSLEADDADMAREEVVEMCERLLCNPVIHDYQIQIKPAGE; encoded by the coding sequence ATGAAATACAATGCACAAGTAGAAATAAGCCTTAAAAAAGGAATGCTAAACCCAGAAGCTTCTACCATTCAGAGGGCATTGGCTCTTCTGGATTATAAGGTGGAAAACACCTCTACCATAGAAATAATAAAATTCTCACTGGAAGCAGATGATGCTGATATGGCCCGTGAGGAAGTGGTTGAGATGTGTGAGAGATTGCTCTGCAATCCCGTTATTCACGACTACCAGATTCAAATCAAACCTGCAGGTGAGTGA
- a CDS encoding phosphoribosylaminoimidazolesuccinocarboxamide synthase, whose product MKLEKENLLYRGKAKDVYQTNHPQKVLVKFRDDITAGDGEKKEVMGMKGYYNSLISAKLFMILEEAGIKTQYIDLPKPGYMLSHKLKMIPLEVITRNIATGSLVRRFPFKEGQTFEPPIIQMDYKNDEYHDPMLNDDIILALGFASSEDLQTIRQTTLKINQVLKEFLKKRGLLFPDFKIEYGRDHKGNIVLGDEISPDTCRFWDSKTRDILDKDLFRKGESGVIEAYQKVANIILDQEDKNRWNLDF is encoded by the coding sequence ATGAAGCTTGAAAAGGAAAATCTCCTATACAGGGGTAAAGCCAAGGATGTGTACCAGACCAATCACCCCCAAAAAGTATTGGTAAAATTCAGAGATGACATAACTGCAGGGGATGGTGAAAAGAAAGAAGTTATGGGAATGAAAGGTTACTATAACTCTCTCATCTCAGCTAAACTCTTTATGATCTTGGAAGAAGCAGGGATAAAAACCCAGTACATTGATTTACCCAAACCCGGATACATGCTATCTCATAAATTGAAAATGATCCCCTTGGAAGTTATTACTCGAAATATTGCCACAGGTAGTCTGGTAAGGCGCTTCCCATTTAAAGAAGGGCAGACCTTTGAACCGCCAATAATTCAGATGGACTACAAAAACGATGAATACCATGACCCCATGCTCAATGATGATATAATTTTAGCCCTAGGTTTTGCCAGTAGTGAGGATCTTCAGACAATTCGCCAAACCACCCTTAAAATCAACCAGGTTCTTAAAGAGTTCCTCAAAAAAAGAGGACTACTATTTCCTGACTTTAAGATCGAATACGGCAGAGACCATAAAGGGAACATTGTTCTGGGAGATGAAATCAGTCCGGACACCTGTCGTTTCTGGGATAGTAAAACTAGAGACATCTTAGATAAGGATCTCTTCAGGAAAGGAGAATCAGGAGTTATTGAAGCCTATCAAAAAGTGGCTAACATAATCTTAGATCAGGAAGATAAAAACAGATGGAATTTGGATTTTTAA
- the glmS gene encoding glutamine--fructose-6-phosphate transaminase (isomerizing): MCGIVGCILKNNKAAPVLLDCVQRLEYRGYDSVGIATISSSGIEIKKDKGKIKDVSEELHLERLSGEIGIGHVRWATHGLPTQENAHPHTDCEGKIAVVHNGIIENYKEIKDQLESEGHIFKSQTDTEVIPHLIEKYHKQGADLEEAMNQAINQLHGSYAFAVISAEEPKKIRGVRKESPLILGLGDGEYFLASDAPAILQHTRRIIYLADHETFLIDGDGITVKNREGQVIEKKVETIKWTPEMAQKGGYPHFMLKEIHEQPEAVKNTLFEVSDVEKVVSKFPKFKRVTFVACGTSYHASMVGKYLFESLLGLPTDVMLASEFEFAANALDPESLVIFISQSGETADTLKALRIANKQAETLAIVNVLGSTATREADHVLFTRAGPEIGVAATKTYISQLTCIYLLAACMGQNKDLLEQLQHVPDYMEAVLSLEDNIKEMAAKYKDAHDFFFIGRGFSYPTAMEGALKLKEITYIHGEGYAAGELKHGPLALIDDDVPVVAVVPPGKSHDRTLSNVEEVKARGARVIGLGSSEDNVLKYEAHDMIEFAPEISEILSPLLYVVPLQLLSYHISVARGIDPDKPKNLAKCVTVE, encoded by the coding sequence GTGTGTGGAATTGTGGGATGTATACTTAAAAATAATAAAGCAGCACCAGTACTCCTGGATTGTGTGCAGCGTCTGGAATACAGGGGTTATGATTCAGTGGGCATTGCTACTATCTCATCATCAGGAATAGAGATTAAAAAAGATAAGGGAAAAATTAAGGATGTTTCTGAGGAACTTCATTTAGAACGATTATCTGGGGAAATAGGGATTGGACACGTTCGTTGGGCCACCCATGGACTACCTACTCAGGAAAATGCACATCCTCACACAGATTGTGAGGGGAAAATAGCAGTGGTTCACAACGGAATCATTGAAAACTACAAGGAAATTAAAGACCAGTTAGAAAGTGAAGGGCACATTTTCAAGTCGCAAACTGATACTGAAGTCATTCCTCACTTGATTGAAAAATATCATAAACAGGGTGCAGATCTGGAGGAAGCCATGAATCAGGCCATTAACCAACTTCATGGGTCCTATGCCTTTGCAGTTATCTCTGCTGAAGAACCTAAAAAAATTAGGGGTGTTCGAAAGGAAAGTCCTTTGATACTAGGATTGGGGGATGGTGAATATTTCCTGGCCTCTGATGCCCCGGCAATACTGCAACACACTCGCAGGATCATATACCTTGCTGATCATGAAACTTTCCTTATTGATGGTGATGGAATCACCGTGAAGAACCGTGAAGGTCAGGTAATTGAAAAGAAGGTAGAAACCATTAAATGGACTCCTGAAATGGCTCAAAAAGGTGGTTATCCTCATTTCATGTTGAAAGAAATACATGAACAGCCTGAAGCAGTGAAAAACACACTTTTTGAAGTTTCAGATGTGGAGAAAGTGGTCAGTAAATTCCCTAAATTTAAACGAGTAACCTTTGTTGCCTGTGGAACATCATACCATGCATCTATGGTTGGTAAATATCTTTTCGAAAGCCTTTTAGGTCTGCCTACTGATGTAATGTTGGCTTCTGAATTTGAATTCGCGGCAAATGCTTTGGATCCTGAGTCTCTGGTCATATTCATCAGTCAGTCCGGGGAAACTGCAGATACTTTAAAAGCCCTTCGAATAGCCAATAAGCAGGCAGAAACCCTGGCTATTGTCAATGTACTGGGTAGCACTGCTACTCGAGAGGCAGATCATGTTTTATTCACTCGTGCCGGTCCTGAGATAGGTGTTGCTGCCACGAAAACGTATATCAGTCAATTAACTTGTATCTACCTCTTGGCAGCATGCATGGGACAAAATAAGGATCTTCTAGAACAGCTTCAGCATGTTCCAGATTACATGGAGGCAGTGCTTTCCCTTGAAGATAACATCAAGGAAATGGCAGCCAAATATAAAGATGCCCATGATTTCTTTTTCATAGGTCGAGGATTTTCATATCCCACTGCCATGGAAGGAGCACTGAAACTCAAAGAAATAACCTACATCCATGGTGAAGGCTATGCTGCTGGAGAACTTAAACATGGACCCCTGGCTCTGATTGATGATGATGTTCCAGTGGTAGCTGTTGTGCCACCTGGAAAAAGTCATGACCGCACTCTGAGTAATGTTGAAGAAGTAAAAGCCAGAGGTGCTAGGGTAATAGGTCTTGGATCAAGTGAAGATAATGTTTTGAAGTATGAAGCTCATGATATGATTGAATTTGCTCCTGAGATAAGTGAAATTTTATCTCCTCTTCTTTATGTGGTGCCCCTACAGTTACTATCCTATCATATAAGTGTAGCCAGAGGGATAGATCCTGATAAACCAAAAAATCTGGCCAAATGTGTTACCGTGGAATAA